A genomic stretch from Sulfobacillus thermosulfidooxidans includes:
- the glgB gene encoding 1,4-alpha-glucan branching protein GlgB: MQDRLDEQTLYLFNEGTLTQMYRHFGAQYLDENTVQFAVWAPAAQRVSVVGDFNGWDPKKHPMRPLGNSGVHVAIIEHIEPGTLYKYFIENPAQGFAKEKADPLAFAMEIPPKTASVVTRLDYAWHDDEWINARQKTSSMEKPISIYEVHVGSWRKHRDGMSLSYRELADQLVNYVKDRGFTHVELLPIMEHPYYGSWGYQTTCYFSPSSRFGSPQDFMYFIDQCHQQGLGVILDWVPSHFATDDFGLAEFDGTHLYEHADPRQGIHPQWHSYLFNYGRNEVRSFLLSSAMFWLDYYHADGLRVDAVSSMLYLDFGRQAGEWIPNRYGGHENLEAISFLQQLNQAVHQRFPGVVMIAEESTAWPHVTRGPEDGGLGFDFKWDMGWMHDTLDYMSKDPIYRRYHHDKLTFRPMYALTEHFILPLSHDEVVHGKGSLINKMPGDTWQKMANLRLLLAYMYATPGKKLLFMGAELAQWREWSHDRELDWFLLADPYHEGISRLVKDLNTLYHQNHALFSLDYDVGGFEWCDFGDRDSSVISFFRHGAYQDILCVFNFTPVPRYGYRLGIFQPGQWLEILNTDSVYYGGSNLGNGGWVHSDGQSWQGRPYSLSLTLPPLGALFLKKVTAETD; the protein is encoded by the coding sequence ATGCAGGACAGACTGGACGAACAAACATTGTATTTATTTAATGAGGGCACATTAACCCAGATGTACCGGCATTTTGGCGCACAGTACTTAGATGAAAATACTGTGCAATTTGCGGTGTGGGCTCCTGCCGCGCAGCGCGTTTCCGTGGTGGGTGATTTCAACGGATGGGATCCTAAAAAGCATCCAATGAGACCCCTAGGTAATTCGGGAGTGCATGTGGCCATCATAGAGCATATAGAACCGGGAACATTGTACAAGTATTTCATTGAAAATCCTGCTCAGGGATTTGCCAAGGAAAAAGCGGATCCTCTGGCATTTGCCATGGAAATTCCGCCAAAAACAGCGTCGGTTGTTACCCGTTTAGATTATGCTTGGCATGATGATGAGTGGATTAATGCGCGCCAAAAAACCTCATCCATGGAAAAACCCATAAGCATTTATGAAGTGCATGTGGGATCGTGGCGTAAGCATCGTGATGGCATGTCATTAAGCTACCGAGAACTCGCGGATCAACTTGTTAATTATGTGAAGGACCGGGGATTTACCCACGTTGAATTGTTGCCTATTATGGAGCATCCCTATTATGGATCGTGGGGCTATCAAACAACCTGTTATTTTTCGCCGTCGTCACGTTTCGGATCGCCGCAAGATTTCATGTATTTCATCGATCAATGTCATCAACAAGGTCTCGGGGTTATTTTAGACTGGGTTCCGTCACACTTTGCGACGGATGATTTTGGATTAGCCGAGTTCGATGGCACTCATTTATATGAACATGCTGATCCACGGCAAGGAATCCACCCGCAATGGCATAGTTATTTATTTAACTACGGACGCAATGAAGTCCGCAGTTTTTTACTATCGAGTGCGATGTTTTGGCTGGACTATTACCATGCCGACGGATTACGAGTGGACGCGGTAAGTTCCATGCTGTATTTAGACTTTGGTCGGCAAGCTGGTGAATGGATTCCCAATCGTTATGGCGGGCATGAAAATCTTGAGGCGATTAGCTTTTTGCAGCAACTGAATCAAGCAGTCCACCAACGGTTTCCTGGGGTAGTTATGATTGCAGAGGAATCTACGGCGTGGCCTCATGTGACAAGGGGACCGGAAGATGGCGGATTAGGTTTTGATTTTAAGTGGGATATGGGGTGGATGCATGATACGTTAGATTACATGAGTAAAGATCCAATTTACCGTCGTTATCATCACGATAAGTTAACGTTTCGCCCCATGTATGCCTTAACTGAGCACTTTATCCTGCCCTTGTCGCATGATGAAGTGGTTCATGGGAAGGGCTCATTAATCAATAAAATGCCTGGGGACACGTGGCAGAAAATGGCGAATTTACGACTACTCTTGGCTTATATGTATGCCACCCCTGGTAAAAAGTTACTCTTTATGGGAGCCGAACTTGCCCAGTGGCGCGAATGGTCCCATGATCGCGAACTGGATTGGTTTTTACTGGCTGATCCTTATCACGAAGGGATATCTCGCTTGGTAAAAGATCTCAACACGCTATATCATCAGAATCATGCTTTATTTTCTTTGGACTATGATGTGGGAGGATTCGAATGGTGTGATTTCGGTGATCGGGACAGCAGCGTGATTAGTTTCTTCCGGCACGGGGCGTATCAAGACATCTTATGCGTGTTCAATTTTACCCCCGTGCCGCGTTATGGGTACCGATTAGGAATTTTCCAACCCGGCCAGTGGCTAGAAATCCTTAATACGGATAGTGTCTATTACGGAGGAAGTAATCTGGGAAATGGGGGATGGGTGCATAGTGACGGCCAAAGTTGGCAGGGACGGCCGTATTCTCTATCTTTAACTTTGCCGCCCCTGGGGGCTTTGTTTTTGAAGAAAGTTACCGCTGAAACGGATTAA
- a CDS encoding FAD-dependent thymidylate synthase, translated as MPHIYAVTNVPPEVLAYGMAKYSRSDRSLADNLKDLTEDKAAKFLNTFYFDYGHASIADLAHVAVAIEDISLLAAMEIVDEPLWDGQERSTRYQNFDGSDYYRPASAPSSYDTATHKLWALYHQMQELGTNLLTEQYPRPSDMPEKNYARTIHARALDIARYCLPLNTLTSLGQITSARVLEQQIRRLFASPFSEVHDIARELKKSIAEQPAVDLMYQTNHPVLPTLVKYTEADAYLMAVRKILEPLAKQVPSLPAQAVELTVQAPLLDAQIAQLLYAFGQASYRSCLQFASTLSTAEKQELISLVFSVRGPHDEWLRLLRQAPLQFDLIMDVGAFRDFNRHRRTHKIAQSLNPDLQFSIPSPLTEAGLDYEFITRLSAYYEELSTYSDTPSLPYLLPLAHKRRVLMSMDLAEAAYIIELRSRSQGHFSYRQIAWEMYEALRQQLPDFARYIRVTPPSEFNPFQR; from the coding sequence ATGCCACATATATATGCTGTTACAAATGTTCCGCCCGAAGTTCTAGCTTACGGCATGGCCAAATATTCGCGATCAGACCGTTCACTAGCCGATAATTTAAAAGATCTCACAGAAGATAAGGCCGCGAAATTTCTAAACACCTTTTATTTTGATTATGGCCACGCTTCCATAGCGGATTTAGCCCATGTCGCCGTAGCTATAGAAGACATTTCGTTGTTGGCTGCCATGGAAATTGTCGATGAACCTTTATGGGATGGACAAGAACGTTCAACACGGTATCAGAATTTCGATGGTTCGGACTACTATCGTCCAGCAAGTGCCCCTTCCTCCTATGATACGGCCACACACAAGCTTTGGGCCTTATATCATCAGATGCAGGAGCTGGGCACAAACCTGTTAACCGAACAATATCCTAGACCGTCCGATATGCCAGAAAAAAACTATGCTCGTACCATTCATGCCAGAGCCTTAGATATTGCGCGTTATTGCTTACCGCTCAATACTCTAACGAGCCTGGGGCAGATCACCAGTGCCCGCGTTCTAGAACAACAAATTCGGCGACTTTTCGCATCGCCTTTCTCAGAGGTCCATGATATTGCACGGGAACTCAAAAAGAGCATTGCCGAACAACCCGCTGTCGATTTAATGTATCAAACCAACCATCCTGTATTACCAACATTGGTTAAATATACAGAAGCTGATGCCTATTTAATGGCTGTGCGGAAAATTCTAGAACCCTTAGCAAAACAGGTCCCGTCTTTGCCTGCGCAAGCCGTTGAATTAACGGTTCAAGCTCCCCTTTTAGATGCCCAAATTGCGCAATTGCTCTATGCTTTTGGACAAGCTTCTTATCGATCCTGTCTCCAATTCGCTAGTACCTTAAGCACTGCAGAGAAACAAGAATTGATTTCACTGGTTTTTTCAGTGCGTGGCCCTCATGATGAATGGCTGCGTCTTTTGCGCCAAGCCCCCTTGCAATTTGATTTAATCATGGATGTGGGGGCTTTTCGAGATTTTAATCGGCACCGCCGAACTCACAAAATTGCACAGTCCCTTAATCCTGATCTTCAATTTTCCATCCCATCCCCTTTAACCGAGGCCGGCCTTGATTATGAATTCATCACAAGGCTTTCGGCGTATTATGAAGAACTCTCGACCTATTCGGATACTCCCTCACTGCCGTACTTACTGCCCTTAGCGCATAAAAGAAGAGTGTTGATGAGCATGGATCTTGCCGAAGCAGCCTATATTATTGAACTCCGTAGTCGGTCCCAAGGCCATTTCAGTTACCGCCAAATTGCGTGGGAAATGTATGAAGCGTTGAGACAGCAATTGCCCGATTTCGCGCGTTATATTCGCGTAACACCCCCTAGCGAATTTAATCCGTTTCAGCGGTAA
- a CDS encoding LysR family transcriptional regulator: MNEQLWTTFKMVAEVGSLSQASRSLNLSQSAVTQHIHQLEQYYQCSLFVRTSQGVHLTEAGEILYRYVNDLLHIAHESREAIIRSRSSRPQSLSIGASFTIAEYFLPEILPQYCKRHSQCSLSVMMANSRAVFEQVLHKQCDVGLIESTLHHPQIAVQPFFSDCLQVIVGKNHAWFDREDISLEEFVQEPLFIREPGSGTRSALEEALKIINMDIQQLNVRLVLATTQAIKSMVKQGFGISVLSPLVITPEEDAVLHQLEIKGLTILRNFSIITHHDVLPSHVNPFIHLVLESSSHINARLYGLKRS; encoded by the coding sequence ATGAACGAGCAATTATGGACCACATTCAAAATGGTCGCCGAAGTCGGATCCTTGTCACAAGCATCCCGGTCCTTAAATCTGTCCCAGTCAGCAGTAACACAGCACATTCATCAACTCGAACAATATTATCAGTGTTCCCTATTTGTACGCACTTCGCAAGGAGTCCATTTAACTGAAGCGGGGGAAATTCTATACCGGTATGTCAATGATCTCTTGCATATTGCTCATGAATCCCGTGAAGCTATTATACGTTCCCGTAGTTCTCGACCCCAAAGTTTGAGCATCGGCGCAAGTTTTACGATCGCAGAATATTTCCTCCCGGAGATTCTGCCGCAATACTGCAAGAGGCACAGCCAGTGTAGCCTTTCCGTAATGATGGCTAACTCCCGTGCCGTGTTTGAACAAGTTCTTCATAAGCAATGTGATGTGGGGTTAATCGAGAGTACGTTGCACCATCCCCAGATAGCCGTGCAGCCCTTTTTTTCCGATTGCCTCCAGGTTATTGTAGGAAAAAATCACGCATGGTTTGATCGTGAAGACATCAGTCTGGAGGAATTTGTTCAGGAGCCTCTCTTTATCCGGGAACCAGGTTCGGGTACGCGCTCAGCGTTGGAAGAAGCATTAAAAATTATAAACATGGACATCCAACAATTAAATGTCCGCTTAGTCTTAGCAACAACTCAAGCCATTAAATCCATGGTCAAACAAGGTTTTGGGATTAGTGTTCTTTCTCCTTTAGTCATTACGCCAGAAGAAGACGCGGTTCTTCACCAACTTGAGATAAAAGGTTTAACGATTCTCCGCAATTTTAGCATTATCACGCATCACGATGTCCTGCCATCGCACGTTAATCCTTTTATCCATCTCGTTTTGGAATCATCATCCCACATTAACGCGCGCCTTTATGGACTCAAAAGATCTTGA
- a CDS encoding glycosyltransferase has product MARFIRFHLGSHPTSLDQAVVERLMPIMKTWRLTIPKRSWIPSRPFTIAVGEHARVGDLIVHPLGDIHTEWPNPVGLVWGHETSATKNLLRLPAYAPKEMGLDENVFAITRELRLSERPRILYLGSFQDGAGLTAFLGAMKDLLTVQGEAILIGGIAVRDRLAPVVARLGLAQQVIFAPPLSPGQLSGLYHSADVLVYPDRDPGQLYQLIDVYAHGLPVVLRDTPETRKIWGYPALLVSSDDGNQWGEAIQEVIDNTRLREVLIRRGMEFAQMHETEIVITGWRSTIEKISGQSVVLESN; this is encoded by the coding sequence ATGGCACGATTCATACGTTTTCATCTAGGTTCTCACCCTACCAGTCTTGATCAAGCAGTTGTGGAGCGTCTTATGCCGATAATGAAAACCTGGCGGTTAACGATACCGAAACGTTCCTGGATTCCTTCTCGTCCCTTTACCATTGCGGTGGGAGAACATGCCCGGGTGGGGGATCTCATCGTGCATCCCTTAGGAGACATTCATACTGAGTGGCCAAATCCTGTTGGATTGGTGTGGGGCCATGAGACGTCCGCAACCAAAAATCTTTTACGATTACCAGCGTATGCTCCCAAAGAAATGGGACTGGATGAGAATGTCTTCGCTATTACCCGGGAACTGCGGTTATCGGAAAGACCACGAATTTTATATTTAGGGTCTTTTCAGGACGGAGCGGGATTGACGGCATTCCTGGGGGCTATGAAGGATCTTTTGACCGTGCAAGGGGAGGCGATTTTGATTGGAGGAATAGCTGTCCGTGACCGATTAGCACCCGTTGTGGCTCGTCTAGGTTTGGCCCAACAGGTCATTTTTGCTCCTCCGTTATCGCCTGGTCAATTATCTGGCCTGTATCATTCGGCTGACGTATTGGTGTATCCTGATCGTGATCCTGGTCAATTATACCAGTTGATAGACGTCTATGCGCACGGTCTTCCCGTAGTATTACGGGATACCCCTGAAACACGAAAGATTTGGGGATATCCCGCGCTATTAGTGTCGAGCGATGATGGTAACCAATGGGGTGAAGCGATTCAAGAAGTCATTGATAATACGCGTTTACGAGAAGTGCTGATCCGGCGGGGAATGGAATTTGCCCAGATGCATGAAACAGAGATAGTCATCACGGGATGGCGAAGTACTATCGAAAAAATTTCGGGACAAAGCGTTGTGCTCGAATCCAATTAG
- a CDS encoding sulfite exporter TauE/SafE family protein, translated as MVHVTAIQQVLAVISGVIVGFSLGLIGGGGSIMAVPLLLYFVGIHDPHLVIGTTALAVAVNSYLNLIPHWRSGNVKWGAAIGFAIPGAIGAFIGSTIGKMVNGKDLLFLFAILMIVVAILMLKPKKGESTTTSFHWTHKMLLRVIPAGLLVGFVSGFFGIGGGFLIVPGLIMSTGMPMIYAIGSSLFSVGTFGLTTAINYALSGLVLWLVVVEYVGGGIIGGVLGTRLANQLSKQKRLLNFVFSGVVIIVGIYMLTLNA; from the coding sequence ATGGTTCATGTCACGGCCATACAACAAGTGTTGGCCGTTATTTCGGGAGTGATTGTGGGTTTCAGTTTAGGATTAATTGGCGGCGGCGGGTCTATTATGGCCGTGCCTTTGTTGCTATATTTCGTCGGCATTCATGATCCTCATTTAGTTATTGGGACCACTGCGTTGGCAGTAGCGGTGAATAGTTACTTGAATCTGATTCCTCACTGGCGAAGCGGTAACGTCAAATGGGGGGCGGCTATTGGATTTGCTATTCCGGGTGCCATTGGAGCCTTTATCGGATCAACAATCGGCAAGATGGTAAACGGCAAAGATTTGTTGTTTTTGTTTGCCATACTCATGATTGTTGTAGCAATATTGATGCTAAAACCCAAGAAAGGTGAAAGTACGACCACCAGTTTTCATTGGACACATAAAATGTTATTGCGGGTGATTCCAGCGGGATTGCTTGTCGGATTTGTGTCGGGCTTCTTTGGCATTGGTGGGGGTTTCTTAATTGTTCCAGGACTCATCATGTCAACCGGAATGCCCATGATTTATGCAATTGGAAGTTCATTATTTTCTGTAGGCACATTCGGGCTAACGACAGCTATCAATTACGCGTTATCCGGTTTGGTATTATGGCTTGTGGTTGTTGAATATGTTGGTGGAGGTATAATCGGTGGTGTTTTAGGCACGCGCCTAGCCAACCAACTCAGTAAACAAAAGCGATTATTGAACTTTGTTTTTTCGGGGGTTGTGATTATCGTCGGTATTTATATGCTGACATTGAACGCCTAA
- a CDS encoding O-antigen ligase family protein: MALVICAVIGILLGMSVWIYPRLFIMNLLVTAVGVEIIHHWYAGIGQYFPWIAVFLAGILQAGPSAWKKWWQFILHNKEWMAVYGLYFISIGISTLMGIHVSTSLRYALGVPAVLFIAVVIVPWSVEKRLIALKNLLQVIALMGVVLTVTAGIAAIADHLGFPVPVGHHILLAWQWPFANKNTFGMLVTFALPASVYLALDYREDGIIRIFWFMASMLLFIGVALSYSRSSWIASMIGVMMFVTFYYGKRGVLAMFGIGIVLLAGLIAKTGLHKWQLLWHKGLNGRIVLWKAGLDAMHHHWVWGVGPGNSPLALKPFVPAIYAGLTPSDSILRSAVELGLVGLGLWLLLVGIAMIGLLMRRPWHNWDDNALFSIMLASLAQQVVESLFVGGVSFGDFFFTVFLGLAWYRIWVVPKNRSLRSNRLSRRALLG; this comes from the coding sequence GTGGCGCTCGTGATTTGTGCTGTAATCGGGATATTGTTGGGAATGAGTGTATGGATTTATCCCCGGTTATTTATCATGAACCTCTTAGTCACGGCGGTTGGAGTCGAAATCATTCACCACTGGTATGCAGGCATTGGTCAATATTTTCCGTGGATCGCCGTCTTTCTCGCGGGAATTCTTCAAGCGGGTCCTAGTGCATGGAAAAAATGGTGGCAGTTTATTTTGCATAATAAAGAATGGATGGCGGTTTACGGGCTGTACTTTATTAGCATTGGAATTTCTACACTAATGGGCATTCACGTGTCTACCTCACTACGTTATGCCTTAGGCGTTCCTGCGGTCTTATTCATTGCCGTTGTGATCGTTCCCTGGTCTGTTGAAAAGCGCCTTATAGCCTTAAAAAATCTATTGCAAGTCATTGCATTGATGGGCGTGGTTCTTACAGTAACGGCTGGGATTGCTGCGATAGCTGATCATTTGGGATTTCCGGTTCCAGTAGGTCATCATATTTTGTTAGCATGGCAGTGGCCCTTTGCCAACAAGAATACATTTGGGATGCTTGTAACTTTTGCTCTACCGGCCTCGGTCTATCTCGCGCTTGACTATCGTGAAGATGGTATTATCCGCATTTTTTGGTTCATGGCCAGTATGCTCTTATTTATCGGCGTAGCCCTCAGTTATTCCCGGTCATCATGGATTGCCAGTATGATTGGCGTCATGATGTTTGTAACGTTTTATTATGGCAAACGTGGCGTCTTGGCGATGTTTGGCATCGGTATTGTGCTTCTCGCAGGACTCATTGCGAAAACCGGATTACACAAATGGCAACTGCTATGGCATAAAGGCCTTAACGGACGCATTGTTTTGTGGAAAGCGGGACTTGACGCAATGCATCATCATTGGGTCTGGGGGGTGGGGCCTGGTAACTCGCCACTTGCATTGAAACCATTTGTGCCGGCCATTTACGCGGGCTTGACACCCTCCGATTCAATTTTGCGATCAGCTGTGGAATTGGGATTGGTGGGCTTAGGCCTTTGGCTTCTTCTTGTGGGGATCGCGATGATTGGGCTACTCATGCGACGACCCTGGCACAACTGGGACGATAACGCATTGTTTTCAATCATGTTAGCTAGTTTAGCTCAGCAAGTAGTCGAATCTCTGTTTGTTGGCGGTGTGTCATTTGGGGATTTCTTTTTCACGGTATTCTTAGGACTGGCATGGTATAGAATTTGGGTGGTCCCTAAGAATCGTTCTCTTCGTTCCAACAGACTGTCTCGGCGTGCGCTGTTAGGTTAG
- a CDS encoding sugar transferase, with protein sequence MKRWVSNWFLVPLIDILAFNGANIFAFLIRFAFRLPPYNFDAFIRLFPFETVSLLVLFYFYGLYDRSASKTSQEVISSVVTAIIVNTFFATMLSYVLANIGFPRTVFFISAMLQVILFLAWRLMYRSLSLRTAPSVHVMVVGPEKEWPELTIRAGKYLPRIRVHYRLPHDSLSSALWPYIGAVILGNVDQETKSRYFIECMTRNIPCLWKPNTYDLLVAGSELTSLGETPMFSLASIRTRHGSAAVKRLADITVSFLGIITFFPILLLIALIIVIDSGRPILYRQERITAGGRHFMLVKFRTMVPDAEKSTGPVLAKADDPRITRFGKFLRATHLDELPQLWNILKGDMSLVGPRPERPVFVDQHRRNIAFYELRHLSTPGLTGLAQVAGSYTSTPEEKATYDLAYAKTWSWLKDLSIVIRTIIQIPFKKDQ encoded by the coding sequence ATGAAACGATGGGTATCAAATTGGTTTTTAGTACCGCTAATTGATATTTTGGCATTTAACGGAGCCAACATCTTCGCCTTTTTGATTCGGTTTGCATTTCGCTTACCTCCTTATAATTTTGACGCATTTATACGGCTTTTCCCTTTTGAGACAGTATCATTACTTGTTCTTTTCTACTTTTATGGGTTATACGATCGGTCCGCATCGAAAACATCCCAAGAAGTTATAAGTTCTGTTGTCACCGCAATTATTGTCAATACATTTTTTGCGACTATGTTGTCCTATGTATTGGCTAATATCGGCTTTCCCCGGACGGTTTTCTTCATTTCTGCCATGTTGCAAGTCATCTTGTTTCTCGCTTGGCGATTAATGTACCGCTCTTTATCTCTGCGAACAGCTCCTTCGGTTCATGTGATGGTCGTCGGGCCCGAAAAAGAATGGCCTGAACTGACGATTCGCGCAGGAAAATATCTACCGAGAATTCGTGTCCACTACCGCCTACCCCATGACTCTCTGTCATCCGCATTATGGCCTTACATTGGCGCGGTAATTCTGGGCAATGTCGATCAAGAAACAAAATCCCGGTATTTCATTGAATGCATGACACGGAATATCCCATGCTTATGGAAACCCAATACCTATGACTTATTGGTGGCTGGTTCCGAATTAACTTCACTGGGAGAAACCCCAATGTTTTCTTTAGCTTCTATCCGCACACGTCACGGGTCTGCTGCCGTAAAACGCTTAGCCGATATCACAGTATCTTTCTTAGGAATCATCACCTTTTTCCCGATTTTGCTGCTAATTGCTTTGATTATTGTTATCGATTCGGGCCGTCCTATTCTTTATCGCCAAGAACGGATTACCGCCGGAGGACGACATTTTATGCTTGTCAAATTTCGTACTATGGTACCTGATGCAGAAAAGAGTACAGGACCAGTATTGGCAAAGGCCGATGATCCCCGGATTACGCGCTTCGGTAAATTTTTACGGGCCACACATTTAGATGAATTACCACAGCTGTGGAATATTCTGAAAGGGGACATGTCTTTAGTGGGGCCACGGCCTGAGCGCCCAGTGTTTGTCGACCAACATCGCCGGAATATTGCCTTTTATGAATTACGCCATTTAAGTACACCAGGGTTGACCGGCTTAGCACAAGTTGCTGGCAGCTATACCTCAACGCCAGAAGAAAAAGCCACTTATGATTTGGCATACGCCAAAACCTGGTCGTGGCTCAAAGATCTTTCTATTGTGATTCGCACCATCATTCAGATTCCCTTTAAAAAAGACCAATAA
- a CDS encoding beta-N-acetylglucosaminidase domain-containing protein — MGIIAVLGVSVGVVWHAESKNQIHSFVPMKPRVSVTSFPHISRKNLMAGVVEGFYGPQWSFHATEQMLQFMHRQGFNTFVYAPKNAPYLRAQWNVLFPAQALNALHHLVVVAQNNHIQFVCSISPGLSIEYSSRRNRQQLLAKINQLWSIGIHSFMISFDDIPDQLNGKDAQVYHDNLALAQSKLVDKIYQDELKDGHAIQLLFTPTVYWGVHDNLYWTTLKTYLNVHIPVIWTGPWVLSKVITETEAKTVQQDLGHPLVIWDNYPVNDYTYVISHHPQLFMGPVMGRSPHLISGVHGYLFNPMLQPCASEVALSTGAAYLEHPSTYQPMKAWYQAFAQWGRPVKGALQSFAAANSVSFMNTRPLDHINRHVTAFWSSYNHHDNLLDTALYQQFVRWNHNARILQEKLPRSFYRQIEPWVKIYQVEAQLGITMIRILNNPSGAKTVTIQSIVSRQDKINASADRLGVHTILSNWFADAFAHVPFTN, encoded by the coding sequence GTGGGCATTATTGCTGTATTGGGAGTGAGCGTTGGAGTCGTCTGGCATGCTGAGTCAAAAAATCAAATACACTCCTTTGTACCCATGAAACCGCGCGTCTCTGTGACTTCTTTTCCTCACATTTCCCGGAAAAACTTAATGGCGGGCGTCGTTGAAGGGTTTTATGGACCCCAGTGGTCATTTCACGCGACGGAGCAGATGTTACAATTCATGCATCGTCAGGGATTCAATACTTTCGTCTACGCCCCCAAGAATGCGCCCTATTTACGGGCGCAATGGAATGTCTTGTTTCCGGCGCAAGCTTTGAATGCTCTCCATCATTTGGTTGTTGTAGCTCAAAACAATCACATTCAGTTTGTTTGTTCCATCAGCCCAGGTTTGTCCATAGAGTACTCATCCCGCCGCAACCGGCAACAATTGTTGGCGAAAATTAATCAATTATGGTCCATTGGCATTCATTCTTTTATGATAAGTTTTGATGATATTCCGGACCAGTTAAACGGAAAAGATGCGCAAGTGTATCATGACAACTTGGCATTGGCACAAAGTAAATTGGTTGACAAGATTTATCAGGATGAATTAAAAGACGGTCATGCTATTCAGTTATTGTTCACGCCAACAGTTTATTGGGGCGTCCACGATAACCTCTATTGGACGACGTTGAAGACGTATTTAAATGTGCATATCCCTGTAATATGGACGGGTCCATGGGTTTTGTCCAAAGTAATTACTGAAACAGAAGCGAAGACAGTGCAGCAGGACCTAGGGCATCCTCTGGTGATTTGGGACAATTATCCTGTCAATGACTATACATATGTTATTAGTCATCATCCTCAGTTATTTATGGGACCGGTGATGGGCCGCAGTCCCCACCTTATCTCAGGCGTTCACGGCTATTTGTTTAATCCGATGTTACAACCTTGTGCATCTGAAGTGGCGCTATCCACTGGCGCCGCGTATTTAGAACATCCCAGTACATACCAGCCGATGAAAGCTTGGTACCAAGCTTTCGCTCAATGGGGCAGACCGGTTAAAGGGGCATTGCAAAGCTTTGCAGCAGCTAACTCGGTAAGTTTTATGAACACCCGCCCATTGGATCATATTAATCGCCATGTGACAGCGTTTTGGAGTAGTTACAATCATCATGATAATTTGCTGGATACAGCTTTATACCAACAATTCGTCCGCTGGAATCATAATGCACGGATTCTTCAGGAAAAACTGCCGCGATCTTTTTATAGACAAATTGAACCATGGGTAAAGATTTACCAGGTTGAGGCGCAACTCGGAATCACGATGATTCGGATTTTAAATAATCCGTCTGGTGCTAAGACGGTCACAATCCAATCTATTGTCAGCCGACAGGATAAAATTAACGCATCGGCAGACCGGTTAGGAGTGCATACTATCCTAAGCAATTGGTTTGCCGACGCGTTTGCCCATGTACCCTTTACTAATTAA
- a CDS encoding RRXRR domain-containing protein, with protein MAVFVFGNHYKPLMSCSEKRASMLREHDRTYVFKLSPFTIRLVDRDQDNSVLQPLRLKLDPNAKSTGKAITLKGDLPVSYRHYRVFQRENEWQYCQQSIT; from the coding sequence ATGGCAGTATTTGTCTTCGGTAACCACTACAAGCCGCTCATGTCGTGTTCCGAAAAACGCGCCAGCATGTTGCGGGAGCACGACCGCACATACGTTTTCAAACTATCGCCATTCACCATTCGTTTGGTCGACCGGGATCAAGACAATTCGGTTTTGCAACCCCTGCGGTTGAAGCTTGATCCCAATGCGAAAAGCACTGGGAAGGCCATCACGCTCAAAGGAGATCTGCCAGTCTCTTATCGTCATTACCGCGTTTTCCAACGCGAAAACGAGTGGCAATACTGTCAACAATCCATTACGTAA